A stretch of DNA from Thermodesulfobacteriota bacterium:
CTGTTAAAACCAATGCACACAGCATACAAATGCAAACAGCATGCAAAAAATAATTTTTGGTGCCGAAGGGGGGATTTGAACCCCCATGAGCACAATGCTCACTGGATTCTGAGTCCAGCGCGTCTACCAAATTCCGCCACTTCGGCTTCATTGGAGACATAATATACCCAGACCACTTAATTTTATCACAGATATTCATATGAAGCTATATCATAATTTATAAAAAATATTAACGATAATTAATCTGAGAATAGCACTAAAACGCCTGTATATGTGAAAAGATGGTTTTGGCTCTGAATAGGAGCAAATTCAGAATTTCCAAAAAACCCTATAATAGGAATATTGCCTAATGCACTGCTAATGTATGCGGTATCAATTCCATGATGGCCGTAAAGCGAAGATCCTCTAGCACAACAGTTAAAATATAGTCCAAAACGATAAGGACTCTCGGAGTTATGATTTAAAGTTATTCTATCAAGCATCTGCTTAAGATCTTCTCTTGCCATCTCGGGGTTTCTAAGTGTGAACCCGACAACTTGTCCATCCTTTACATTCTGCGGCACTGCAACATATCCCGATTTTGGATCAACCCCGATTAAATTCCTTACAAGATACTCGCTGCCTTGTATATCGGCTTGATCCGGGTCTGGAGGAAAAGCTACAAAGACAAGACGAAGTAGATCCATTGGTTCTTGCAGTATGCCATTTGGTATGCGTTTTTTTAATACCTCAAAAGCCGGCTCCCCATCTAGCTCAGATATAATATTTTTGTTGGACCCAGTTATTACACATGGAGGTCCAATTAACTGGCATCCTTGAGTTATATCAACTTTGTATGAGAAATCTCCTTCTAAAAGCATCCCGGAGACGGCGCCCGAGGCTACGGTATCTTTATAGAACTCAAAGGTATCATTAATTCTAGGATCTTCTGAAGCACTCGCACCAACTATATCGATCTCTCCCATTTTAGATT
This window harbors:
- a CDS encoding FIST N-terminal domain-containing protein, which produces MIKAGSGYSDKSESIQAAKDAAKFAMENACMDKADWAMVFCTFPHRANYQEMLRVVCDITKTDNVSGCSAIGVLSNETEIEAKPGIVVLVVSSSSIKSNPFVIYQLGSGGTKAGEEIGELLKSTNGKNSLLTLLPDPFHIHPELLFKGIESKMGEIDIVGASASEDPRINDTFEFYKDTVASGAVSGMLLEGDFSYKVDITQGCQLIGPPCVITGSNKNIISELDGEPAFEVLKKRIPNGILQEPMDLLRLVFVAFPPDPDQADIQGSEYLVRNLIGVDPKSGYVAVPQNVKDGQVVGFTLRNPEMAREDLKQMLDRITLNHNSESPYRFGLYFNCCARGSSLYGHHGIDTAYISSALGNIPIIGFFGNSEFAPIQSQNHLFTYTGVLVLFSD